In Lotus japonicus ecotype B-129 chromosome 5, LjGifu_v1.2, one genomic interval encodes:
- the LOC130721261 gene encoding zinc finger protein CONSTANS-LIKE 16-like, giving the protein MSSTKNVANAVGGRTARACDSCITKRARWYCAADDAFLCQACDSSVHSANPLARRHERVRLKTASYKSGGGGSEPSWHGGFTKKARTPRQGKGMKQRNNPFHLVPEVGLDEVNSNSHEENEEHEQLLYRVPVYDPFVGAELCSTPNSSLNSAVVAVANASDSDSGPKVQEDYELESLQGILIPSDVELAEFAADVESLLGRGLENECMGMEELGLIDASKQEEWECSVGSEKVKVEEEEGQQVGGGEMGRESISFELNFDYDDSLETCEDEVKEINGDDDMGKGSSELIKENGKRKILQLDYDAVIIAWSGQKSPWTTGAKPDLDLEEFWPECMGTCGTEVQHPYGGEWSSGFGCHPAVMADGGREARVLRYREKRRRRLFSKKIRYEVRKLNAEKRPRMKGRFVKRASFAAAPTTFPLLNK; this is encoded by the exons ATGAGTTCTACAAAGAACGTGGCAAACGCGGTTGGTGGCAGAACCGCCAGAGCCTGTGACAGCTGCATAACCAAGAGAGCACGGTGGTACTGTGCTGCCGACGATGCTTTCCTATGTCAAGCTTGTGACTCCTCTGTTCACTCTGCAAATCCACTAGCTCGCAGGCATGAGAGGGTGCGGTTGAAAACAGCGTCGTACAAgtctggtggtggtggtagtgagCCGTCGTGGCACGGTGGCTTCACTAAGAAAGCGAGAACGCCAAGGCAGGGGAAAGGTATGAAACAGAGGAACAACCCGTTTCATCTGGTGCCGGAGGTGGGGTTGGATGAGGTGAATTCCAATTCTCATGAAGAGAATGAGGAGCATGAGCAGCTTCTGTACAGGGTTCCGGTTTATGATCCTTTTGTGGGGGCTGAGCTATGCAGCACTCCGAATTCTTCTTTGAATTCAGCTGTGGTGGCAGTGGCAAATGCTTCTGATTCAGATTCTGGTCCTAAGGTTCAGGAGGATTATGAGTTGGAAAGCTTGCAGGGGATTCTTATTCCTTCTGATGTAGAGCTTGCTGAGTTTGCTGCTGATGTTGAGAGCTTGTTGGGGAGGGGGTTGGAAAATGAGTGCATGGGGATGGAAGAGTTGGGGCTGATTGATGCTAGCAAACAAGAGGAGTGGGAGTGTTCTGTGGGTAGTGAGAAGgtgaaggtggaagaggaagagggacAACAAGTGGGTGGTGGGGAGATGGGAAGAGAATCAATATCTTTTGAGTTGAATTTTGATTATGATGATTCTCTTGAAACATGTGAGGATGAGGTGAAGGAGATTAATGGTGATGATGATATGGGAAAGGGTAGTTCAGAGTTGAttaaagaaaatggaaaaaggAAGATTTTGCAGCTTGATTATGATGCAGTGATCATTGCCTGGTCTGGCCAAAAGTCTCCTTGGACAACTGGTGCTAAACCAGACTTGGATCTTGAAGAGTTCTGGCCTGAATGCATG GGAACTTGTGGAACAGAGGTTCAACATCCTTATGGTGGTGAATGGAGCAGTGGATTTGGGTGTCATCCTGCAGTAATGGCAGATGGTGGCAGAGAGGCAAGGGTGTTAAGATACAGAGAAAAGCGGCGAAGAAGGTTGTTCTCAAAAAAGATAAGGTACGAGGTTAGGAAATTGAATGCAGAGAAGAGACCCAGGATGAAAGGTAGGTTTGTGAAGAGGGCTTCCTTTGCAGCAGCACCAACCACATTTCCTTTGCTAAATAAATAA